One stretch of Pedobacter riviphilus DNA includes these proteins:
- a CDS encoding DUF5522 domain-containing protein, with amino-acid sequence MKEGEDFYFNEDGLMVFTESYHLKRGYCCKNKCKHCPWGYGKKKEKK; translated from the coding sequence ATGAAAGAAGGCGAAGATTTTTACTTTAACGAAGATGGGTTAATGGTTTTTACCGAATCCTACCATTTAAAGCGGGGTTATTGCTGTAAAAATAAATGTAAGCACTGTCCATGGGGTTATGGGAAGAAGAAAGAGAAGAAGTGA
- a CDS encoding exonuclease, with protein MILADFITITPMGLYCVYGDFYLDPQQPVKEAVVSHAHGDHAIGGSQNVYCTAATATFMKHRYRKFAAVDFFTKSYHEPFKIKEVTITFYSAGHILGSAQVLMEYKGIKYLYTGDYKIEPDNTCEPFEFVEADVLITESTFANPETKHPSPINEIKKLNETSANIMLGSYALGKSQRIIQLLNEYCPTKNVMVHHSIMPFVKIYEDYGIKVGNYKMYDRKEMKNNQEHQVYIVPPMVFHSYHKAINVVRAFASGWKNLQQQNGISLYISDHADWDAILETIEKVKPKQVWTLHGDGKQLKDYFKNKLEVKILN; from the coding sequence ATGATTTTAGCAGATTTTATTACCATTACCCCAATGGGTTTATATTGTGTTTACGGCGATTTTTACCTCGATCCACAACAGCCAGTTAAAGAAGCTGTGGTTTCGCATGCGCATGGCGATCATGCCATAGGTGGAAGCCAGAATGTTTATTGTACCGCTGCTACCGCAACTTTTATGAAACACCGTTACCGCAAATTCGCAGCAGTTGATTTTTTTACTAAAAGTTATCATGAGCCATTCAAAATAAAAGAGGTTACCATTACTTTTTATTCTGCCGGACATATTTTAGGCTCTGCACAGGTACTAATGGAATATAAGGGCATAAAATATCTTTATACAGGTGATTATAAGATTGAACCAGATAATACCTGCGAACCTTTTGAATTTGTAGAAGCAGACGTTTTAATTACAGAAAGTACCTTTGCCAATCCAGAAACCAAACATCCATCTCCCATAAATGAAATTAAAAAGCTGAACGAAACCAGTGCGAATATTATGTTGGGTTCTTACGCTCTGGGCAAAAGCCAACGGATTATTCAATTGCTCAACGAGTATTGCCCTACTAAGAATGTGATGGTTCACCACAGTATTATGCCCTTTGTTAAAATCTACGAAGATTATGGCATAAAAGTAGGGAATTACAAAATGTACGATAGAAAGGAGATGAAAAATAATCAAGAACATCAGGTTTATATTGTTCCTCCAATGGTTTTTCACAGCTACCATAAGGCGATTAATGTAGTACGGGCCTTTGCCTCTGGATGGAAGAATCTGCAGCAACAAAACGGGATTTCACTTTATATTTCCGATCATGCCGATTGGGATGCAATTTTAGAAACCATAGAAAAAGTTAAACCAAAACAAGTGTGGACTTTGCATGGCGACGGAAAACAGCTTAAAGATTATTTTAAAAATAAACTAGAAGTTAAAATATTAAATTAA
- the coaE gene encoding dephospho-CoA kinase (Dephospho-CoA kinase (CoaE) performs the final step in coenzyme A biosynthesis.) — MYKVGITGGIGSGKTTACKVFEVLGIPVFYADTVAKEIMCKDAVLVAGVKAAFGNDSYFEDGKLNNKHIAGIVFNNEEALAKLNALVHPAVFRAFDAWEETIPANTPYTLKEAALLFESGSYKMCDTTILVTAPYDIKMKRVMLRDGVTAEQVKARMDKQLSDEEKSKIADHFIVNDEQQSIIEQVLALHQQFLKAAEALKSANV; from the coding sequence ATGTATAAAGTAGGTATAACAGGAGGTATAGGCAGTGGTAAAACTACCGCTTGTAAGGTTTTTGAAGTATTGGGAATCCCTGTGTTTTATGCTGATACTGTGGCCAAAGAGATCATGTGTAAAGATGCGGTGCTAGTAGCAGGGGTTAAAGCTGCTTTTGGCAATGATAGTTATTTTGAAGATGGAAAACTGAACAATAAACACATTGCCGGCATTGTTTTTAATAACGAAGAAGCGCTTGCAAAATTAAATGCATTGGTTCACCCGGCAGTTTTTAGAGCATTCGATGCCTGGGAAGAAACCATACCTGCAAATACACCTTATACGCTTAAAGAAGCAGCGCTGCTTTTCGAAAGTGGTTCTTACAAGATGTGTGATACCACGATCCTGGTTACTGCTCCTTACGACATTAAAATGAAGCGGGTAATGTTACGTGATGGAGTAACGGCAGAGCAGGTTAAAGCACGTATGGATAAACAATTGAGCGATGAAGAAAAATCGAAAATAGCCGATCATTTTATTGTTAATGATGAACAGCAATCAATAATTGAACAGGTTTTAGCCTTACACCAACAATTTTTAAAAGCTGCGGAAGCGCTTAAAAGTGCCAATGTTTAA
- a CDS encoding YbbR-like domain-containing protein: MPFIRLTKIEKRRVFSLLACLLLAIAAWLFMALNNKYIYVAKTVLVFKNTPTKRAFYPLQSDTIDLQVEGTGWQLLFARLRISPPSVSVSLSQLNTKDFIVFSDQLFNINRQLESTQKVISVKPDTLYFDFTKRVVKKVPVKLIDKLSFVKQYGISSEIILNPKYVKVAGPLEELSKLKFWPTDTLKQDKIQSSSTTRVALQHSIHKNVSIYPSSVEVKLPVDEFTEKTIEVPLKITNNRSYNSIKLYPKKVKVTFLVALSNYDQVDESFITATIDVDEWQNLGHRQFTVKITEFPDYCKLVSVSPSKIDFIVEK, from the coding sequence ATGCCCTTCATTAGGTTAACGAAGATTGAAAAAAGACGCGTATTTAGCTTATTGGCCTGCTTGCTTCTGGCTATAGCTGCATGGCTTTTTATGGCATTAAACAACAAATATATTTATGTAGCAAAAACTGTATTGGTTTTTAAAAATACCCCCACCAAAAGAGCATTTTATCCTTTGCAATCAGATACGATAGATTTACAGGTAGAAGGAACAGGCTGGCAGCTACTGTTTGCCCGTTTAAGGATCAGTCCTCCTTCTGTTTCTGTTAGTCTGAGTCAGCTCAATACCAAAGATTTTATTGTTTTTTCCGATCAGCTTTTTAATATCAACAGGCAATTAGAAAGTACCCAAAAAGTAATTTCTGTTAAACCCGATACCCTTTATTTCGATTTTACTAAACGCGTGGTGAAAAAAGTTCCGGTAAAATTGATAGATAAGCTGAGTTTTGTTAAACAATATGGTATTTCCAGTGAAATTATCCTCAATCCCAAGTATGTAAAGGTGGCTGGCCCGTTGGAGGAGCTTTCAAAGTTAAAATTTTGGCCAACCGATACGCTTAAACAGGATAAGATACAGAGTAGTAGCACTACGAGAGTAGCTTTACAGCACAGCATCCACAAAAATGTAAGCATTTATCCATCATCTGTAGAAGTTAAGCTCCCTGTTGATGAATTTACTGAAAAAACTATCGAGGTACCTTTAAAAATCACCAATAATCGAAGCTATAACAGCATTAAACTTTACCCTAAAAAAGTTAAAGTAACCTTTTTAGTGGCCTTGAGCAATTACGATCAGGTTGATGAAAGTTTTATTACCGCAACCATTGATGTTGATGAATGGCAAAATTTAGGGCATCGCCAGTTTACGGTAAAAATAACCGAATTTCCAGATTATTGTAAATTGGTGAGTGTAAGCCCTTCTAAAATAGATTTCATTGTAGAAAAATAA
- the yajC gene encoding preprotein translocase subunit YajC, whose product MTSTVILQAAAGGSNMLTTIVPMVLIMVVFYFFMIRPQVKKAKDHKKLVEELKKGDKIVTTAGIHGRIADMNETTFLIEVEGGVKIRFDKSAVSLDATKAVVAPKA is encoded by the coding sequence ATGACATCAACAGTAATATTACAGGCAGCAGCAGGTGGTAGTAACATGCTAACTACAATTGTACCAATGGTACTCATCATGGTAGTTTTCTACTTTTTCATGATCCGTCCACAAGTTAAAAAAGCGAAAGACCATAAAAAATTGGTTGAAGAATTAAAAAAAGGAGATAAAATCGTAACTACTGCAGGTATTCACGGTCGCATTGCCGATATGAATGAAACAACTTTTTTAATTGAGGTTGAAGGTGGTGTAAAGATCCGTTTCGATAAATCAGCGGTTTCTTTAGATGCAACCAAAGCAGTTGTAGCGCCTAAAGCCTAA
- a CDS encoding DUF1573 domain-containing protein: MKRTFILAIAALSFVACRNANNKTSETATAVSVGNDTSKTAKVAPADAPVIVFERDIFDFGKITQGEKVKHDFKLKNTGKSPLIVSNATATCGCTVPQVPGEPILPGKEGVISVVFNSEGKMGMQDKVVTVTSNANPTVTTVHLVGEVLAKK, encoded by the coding sequence ATGAAAAGAACATTTATCTTGGCTATTGCTGCACTTTCATTTGTGGCATGTCGTAATGCAAATAATAAAACCAGCGAAACCGCTACAGCAGTTTCTGTTGGCAACGATACATCAAAAACTGCTAAAGTTGCTCCGGCAGATGCACCTGTTATTGTTTTTGAACGCGATATTTTCGATTTCGGTAAAATAACACAAGGCGAAAAAGTAAAGCACGATTTCAAACTTAAAAACACAGGTAAAAGTCCGCTGATTGTTTCAAATGCAACGGCAACTTGTGGCTGTACTGTTCCTCAGGTACCAGGCGAGCCTATTTTGCCGGGTAAGGAAGGTGTAATTAGCGTAGTTTTTAATAGCGAAGGCAAAATGGGCATGCAAGATAAAGTAGTAACCGTAACATCAAATGCAAATCCAACAGTAACCACTGTTCATTTAGTAGGTGAGGTACTTGCTAAAAAATAA
- the nusB gene encoding transcription antitermination factor NusB, with protein sequence MLNRRHLRIKALQNIFAWHMADKKDIKGDLKTLMQSIDSVYEMYIWMLSLMVEVTEFTANDAAERANKFIKTAEDINPNMKLLHNKFSVLLQQNPEYASAIKKYKVDWGFDPEIRKTVYNSLKASKEYADYLADPNESLESSKDIIKYIFRKIILKNQAILQVFEEKFINWQVDHEVMKGMVAKTLKNFTSEDPFKNKLTEISADWIEDSKFVQDLFVYTLQNDAKYQEMIADRTKNWESERIALMDTILMKMAICELLNFPSIPVKVTINEYLELSKDYSTPKSNSFINGILDKILGDLKKNNTIKKIGRGLIED encoded by the coding sequence ATGTTAAACAGAAGGCACTTAAGAATCAAAGCTTTGCAAAATATTTTTGCTTGGCACATGGCAGACAAAAAAGACATTAAAGGTGATTTAAAAACTTTAATGCAGAGCATCGATAGCGTGTACGAAATGTACATCTGGATGTTATCTTTAATGGTAGAAGTTACCGAATTTACTGCTAACGACGCTGCAGAGCGCGCAAATAAGTTTATTAAAACAGCAGAGGATATTAATCCTAATATGAAATTGCTACACAATAAGTTTAGTGTTTTATTGCAGCAAAATCCCGAGTATGCTTCTGCGATAAAAAAATATAAGGTAGATTGGGGTTTCGATCCAGAAATCCGTAAAACCGTCTACAATTCTTTAAAAGCATCAAAAGAATATGCCGATTATCTTGCCGATCCGAACGAAAGTTTAGAATCATCGAAAGACATCATCAAATACATTTTCCGTAAAATCATCTTAAAAAACCAGGCCATTTTACAGGTTTTCGAAGAGAAATTTATCAACTGGCAGGTAGATCATGAAGTGATGAAAGGTATGGTAGCCAAAACCCTGAAAAACTTTACATCTGAAGATCCTTTCAAAAATAAATTAACCGAAATTAGTGCCGATTGGATTGAAGACAGCAAATTTGTTCAGGATCTTTTTGTATATACTTTGCAGAACGATGCAAAATACCAGGAAATGATTGCCGATAGAACCAAAAACTGGGAATCGGAGCGTATTGCATTGATGGATACCATTTTAATGAAAATGGCCATTTGTGAACTGTTAAATTTTCCATCTATTCCGGTTAAAGTAACCATCAATGAATATTTAGAGTTATCAAAAGATTACAGTACACCGAAGAGTAATTCATTTATTAACGGTATTTTAGACAAAATTTTAGGCGATCTTAAGAAAAACAACACTATTAAAAAGATTGGCCGTGGATTAATCGAAGATTAA
- a CDS encoding Glu/Leu/Phe/Val family dehydrogenase: MPANSPSDFSILDQLSAYGHKKLVFCNDPDTGLKAIIAIHDTTLGPALGGTRMWSYSTESEALEDALRLSRGMTYKAAITGLNLGGGKGVIIGDSRKDKTETLMRSYGRFIKNLNGEFITAEEMGTNTRDMEYIRMETNYVTGVPESIGGAGNPAPFTAQGVYLGIKASVKEVFGTDMLAGRTIVVQGIGNVGEHLVALLRKENAEVLISDINQEQLTYVARKYKAKPIEADKIFTTDADVYAPCAMGATVNNKTIEKMKFAIIAGSANNQLKDEVLDSELLLKKGILFAPDYLINAGGLISCYSELTGFGKKRTVQLTENIYDATRSVIKLSKTENISTNIAANRIAEKRIADIKKIKSSY, translated from the coding sequence ATGCCAGCAAATTCTCCGTCAGATTTTTCAATTTTAGATCAATTAAGTGCCTATGGCCATAAAAAATTGGTTTTTTGCAACGATCCAGATACAGGTTTAAAAGCAATTATTGCTATACACGATACTACATTGGGTCCTGCTTTAGGTGGAACACGCATGTGGAGCTATAGTACAGAAAGCGAAGCATTAGAAGATGCGCTGCGTTTATCGCGTGGAATGACTTATAAGGCTGCAATAACAGGATTAAATCTGGGTGGTGGAAAAGGTGTAATTATAGGCGATTCCAGAAAAGACAAAACAGAAACTTTAATGCGTAGCTATGGTAGGTTTATTAAAAACCTAAATGGCGAATTTATTACCGCAGAAGAAATGGGTACCAATACACGCGATATGGAATATATCCGTATGGAAACCAATTATGTTACTGGTGTTCCCGAGTCTATCGGCGGTGCAGGCAACCCAGCCCCTTTTACTGCGCAGGGTGTTTATTTAGGTATTAAAGCTAGTGTTAAAGAAGTTTTCGGTACAGATATGCTGGCTGGAAGAACCATTGTAGTACAAGGTATCGGAAATGTTGGTGAGCATCTGGTTGCTCTGTTAAGAAAAGAAAATGCCGAGGTTTTGATTAGCGATATTAACCAGGAGCAATTAACTTACGTTGCCCGGAAATATAAAGCAAAACCGATCGAGGCCGATAAAATTTTTACAACCGATGCCGATGTTTATGCCCCATGCGCAATGGGTGCTACCGTTAACAACAAAACCATTGAAAAAATGAAATTTGCAATTATTGCAGGTTCAGCAAACAATCAGTTGAAAGATGAAGTTTTAGATAGCGAGTTGCTTTTGAAGAAAGGAATTTTATTTGCACCTGATTATCTGATCAATGCTGGTGGATTAATTTCCTGCTATTCGGAGTTAACTGGTTTTGGTAAAAAACGTACAGTACAGCTTACAGAGAATATTTACGATGCTACGCGCAGTGTAATTAAGTTAAGTAAAACTGAAAATATATCAACAAATATTGCTGCCAATCGCATAGCCGAGAAGCGGATTGCAGACATTAAAAAAATTAAATCGTCATATTAA
- a CDS encoding ABC transporter ATP-binding protein, with the protein MKHLSRLNKYFLKYKWWIIPGSIFVVISNIFGVVPAQVIGYAVDLITENIQLFNLFYGFDRQAIIYDIFSSNLLFFGLLVIALYLLRGLFLFFMRQTIILMSRHIEFDMKNDIYQHYQELSLGFYRRNNTGDLMNRATEDVNRVRMYVGPAIMYTINTFVLSVLIIWSMFDVNAKLAIYCLLPLPFLVVIIYYVNTLIFKKSGKIQERLSDLSSFVQERFSGIRIIKSYVREDYTRNMFSIQSNDYKKDSMSLVKVSALFYPTMLLLIGLSTILTIYIGGIQVMNGSITAGNIAEFIIYINQLTFPVTMLGWVTSLIQRAAASQKRINEFLDIPSDIQSEETAEIELSGNIKFNHVSFTYPDTGIEALKDVSFEINSGEFVAIIGKTGSGKSTLANLIMRMYDVENGVINIDGKNIKTLNLKNYRNQIGFVPQEVFLFSDTIKNNIAFGLDKVTDEEVHAAARNASVYTNIIDFEEKFETMLGERGITLSGGQKQRVSIARALIKSPKILIFDDCLSAVDTKTEEEILQNLGKIMAGKTSILIAHRISTIKNADKILVLDNGKIIEQGTHNELLSLNGSYTDLYNHQLLEEETRTI; encoded by the coding sequence ATGAAACATTTAAGCCGATTAAACAAATACTTTCTTAAATACAAATGGTGGATTATACCCGGAAGTATTTTTGTGGTAATTTCTAATATTTTTGGGGTAGTGCCTGCCCAGGTAATTGGCTATGCTGTTGATCTGATTACCGAAAACATTCAGCTATTTAATCTCTTTTATGGTTTCGATCGGCAGGCCATTATTTACGACATATTTAGTAGTAACCTTTTATTTTTTGGATTGCTGGTTATTGCACTCTATTTATTACGTGGACTGTTTCTGTTCTTTATGCGCCAAACCATTATTTTAATGTCGCGGCATATAGAGTTTGATATGAAGAACGATATTTACCAGCATTACCAGGAGCTGAGCTTAGGTTTTTACCGCAGAAATAATACTGGCGATTTGATGAACCGCGCTACAGAAGATGTTAACCGCGTAAGGATGTACGTGGGTCCGGCAATTATGTACACCATTAACACTTTTGTTTTATCGGTGCTTATTATCTGGTCGATGTTTGATGTAAATGCCAAACTGGCCATCTATTGCCTGTTGCCCCTCCCTTTTCTGGTGGTGATTATCTACTATGTAAATACGCTGATCTTTAAGAAAAGCGGGAAGATACAGGAGCGTTTATCAGATCTTTCCAGTTTTGTACAGGAACGTTTTTCGGGGATCAGGATTATTAAATCATATGTGCGTGAAGATTATACACGAAATATGTTCTCCATCCAGAGCAACGATTATAAAAAAGATTCGATGAGCCTGGTTAAAGTATCGGCATTGTTTTATCCTACCATGCTTTTATTAATTGGTTTGAGTACCATTTTAACCATATATATTGGCGGTATCCAGGTAATGAATGGCAGTATCACCGCAGGGAATATTGCCGAGTTTATCATTTACATTAACCAGTTAACCTTTCCGGTAACCATGCTGGGCTGGGTTACTTCTTTAATCCAACGGGCTGCTGCCTCACAAAAAAGGATAAACGAGTTTTTAGATATCCCATCTGACATTCAATCGGAAGAAACCGCTGAAATTGAGTTAAGTGGAAATATCAAATTTAATCATGTGAGTTTTACCTACCCTGACACAGGCATTGAAGCTTTAAAAGATGTGAGTTTTGAGATTAATAGTGGCGAATTTGTAGCCATCATCGGAAAGACAGGGTCAGGAAAATCGACATTGGCCAATCTGATTATGCGGATGTATGATGTAGAAAATGGCGTGATAAACATTGATGGAAAGAATATAAAAACGCTAAACCTTAAAAACTACCGTAACCAGATTGGCTTTGTACCACAAGAAGTTTTCCTCTTTTCTGATACCATAAAAAACAATATAGCCTTTGGCTTAGACAAGGTTACGGATGAAGAAGTGCATGCGGCAGCAAGAAATGCCTCGGTTTATACCAACATTATCGACTTCGAAGAAAAATTCGAAACGATGCTGGGTGAACGGGGAATAACGCTCTCTGGAGGACAAAAACAACGCGTTTCTATTGCAAGGGCATTGATTAAATCGCCTAAAATTTTAATCTTCGATGATTGCCTTTCGGCGGTTGATACTAAAACGGAGGAAGAAATACTACAAAACCTCGGTAAAATCATGGCCGGAAAAACAAGTATTTTAATTGCCCATAGGATTTCGACCATTAAAAATGCAGATAAAATTTTGGTACTGGACAATGGCAAAATCATTGAGCAAGGCACACACAATGAATTACTTAGTCTAAATGGCAGCTATACCGATCTTTATAACCACCAACTTTTGGAGGAGGAAACGCGAACTATTTAA
- a CDS encoding DUF3276 family protein, translating into MGEFDNKEREEVFSKKVRAGKRTYFFDVKATRSGDYYLTVTESKKRLEDGVFVKHKIFLYKEDFEKFAEGLNETVDYIKTHQDVVEKRYEYSENGEHSAKASDDFTF; encoded by the coding sequence ATGGGAGAATTCGACAACAAGGAAAGAGAAGAAGTTTTTTCAAAGAAAGTAAGAGCAGGTAAGAGAACTTATTTCTTCGACGTGAAGGCTACAAGATCGGGTGATTATTATTTAACAGTTACCGAGAGTAAGAAAAGATTAGAAGACGGTGTGTTTGTAAAACATAAAATCTTTTTATACAAAGAAGATTTCGAAAAATTTGCAGAAGGATTAAATGAAACTGTTGATTACATCAAAACTCACCAGGATGTGGTTGAAAAACGTTATGAATATTCTGAAAATGGAGAACATAGCGCTAAAGCAAGCGACGATTTTACTTTTTAA